The Esox lucius isolate fEsoLuc1 chromosome 5, fEsoLuc1.pri, whole genome shotgun sequence genome includes a region encoding these proteins:
- the rangap1b gene encoding ran GTPase-activating protein 1b isoform X1: MASDDIALLAEALSKTHVGNGELSYKGRGLKLDTAESVKELVGEIEEYQGLRALRLEGNTLGVEAARAIAKALESKDQLQSCHWSDMFTGRLRSEIPNALRSLGSALMTAGARLTELDLSDNAFGPDGVKSIETLLKSSACHSLRELRLNNCGLGIGGGKILAIALTECHKQSAALGVPLKLKVFIAGRNRLENEGATALAKAFQLMGSLEEVHMPQNGINHAGVTALASAMQHNPHLRVLNLNDNTFTKRGALAMAQALRHLRSVQVINFGDCLVRSEGAIAISAVLREGLPILKELNLSFGEITEAAALVVAQAVQDKPHMEKLDLNGNCLGEEGCEALKETMENMDLADLLGSLSDDEGEPDEDDEEEEEEEETDEEDGEEIKENGVTEGVSPVNHQPACHPEVVSFLSFPTAEGLLQLGKNRPGFIQQQVDVSNSEVAADAFLKISSLYNDDSEINKAVLETVDALLKKAFSGSSLQTYSFLSTLLVMLGLLKGEGKVKKVQVLPGHLLVLEHTVQQDYFPQDHASLLDTFVARHGKALKSCSSARDSLKSTLERRISPEC; encoded by the exons ATGGCTTCCGATGACATAGCCCTGCTGGCCGAGGCGTTGTCTAAGACCCATGTAGGAAATGGAGAGTTGAGCTACAAGGGCCGAGGACTGAAGCTGGACACCGCGGAGTCTG TGAAGGAGCTGGTTGGTGAGATAGAGGAGTACCAGGGACTCCGGGCCCTGCGGTTGGAAGGAAATACACTGGGAGTGGAGGCAGCACGGGCCATTGCCAAAGCCTTGGAGAGCAAAGACCAGCTTcag AGTTGCCATTGGAGTGATATGTTCACTGGTCGCTTGCGTTCTGAAATTCCCAATGCCCTG AGATCCTTGGGCAGTGCGTTGATGACAGCAGGGGCCAGACTGACAGAGCTTGACCTGAGTGACAACGCCTTTGGGCCAGATGGGGTGAAGAGCATTGAGACTCTCCTGAAGAGCTCGGCGTGTCACTCTCTACGGGAGCTGAGACTCAACAACTGTGGCTTGGGCATCGGAGGGGGCAAG ATCCTGGCGATAGCACTGACTGAGTGTCATAAACAGTCTGCTGCTCTCGGCGTCCCACTGAAACTCAAAGTATTCATCGCCGGCAGGAATCGCTTGGAGAATGAAGGAGCCACAGCCCTTGCCAAGGCATTTCAG CTGATGGGAAGTCTGGAAGAGGTGCATATGCCCCAGAATGGGATTAACCATGCCGGGGTGACAGCTTTGGCCTCCGCCATGCAGCACAATCCCCACCTCCGAGTCCTTAACCTGAACGACAACACTTTCACCAAGAGAGGGGCCCTTGCTATGGCTCAG GCTCTCAGGCACCTGAGGAGTGTACAGGTGATCAACTTTGGGGACTGCTTGGTGCGCTCTGAAGGGGCCATCGCTATCTCAGCTGTGCTCAGAGAAGGACTGCCCATCCTCAAG GAGCTGAATCTGTCCTTTGGGGAGATCACAGAGGCAGCCGCCCTGGTGGTGGCACAGGCTGTGCAGGACAAACCCCATATGGAGAAACTGGATCTGAACG GCAACTGCCTGGGGGAGGAGGGATGTGAGGCTCTGAAGGAGACCATGGAGAACATGGACCTGGCCGACCTGCTGGGGTCTCTGAG tgatGATGAAGGGGAGCCtgatgaagatgatgaggaggaggaggaggaggaagaaacgGATGAGGAGGATGGAGAAGAGATAAAGGAAAATGGGGTGACAGAAGGAGTCAGTCCTGTGAATCACCAGCCAGCCTGTCATCCAGAGGTTGTCTCTTTTCTTAGCTTCCCCACTGCTGAAGGGCTCCTCCAACTAGGCAAGAACAGGCCTGGGTTCATCCAGCAACAG GTGGATGTGTCTAACTCAGAAGTGGCTGCAGATGCCTTCCTGAAAATCTCCTCTCTATACAATGACGACTCTGAGATCAACAAGGCTGTGCTGGAGACCGTTG ATGCCCTGTTGAAAAAGGCCTTCTCTGGCTCCTCCCTTCAGACCTACAGCTTCCTATCCACTCTCCTGGTGATGCTGGGGCTCCTCAAG GGAGAGGGCAAGGTGAAGAAGGTACAGGTCTTACCTGGTCACCTGTTAGTTCTGGAGCACACTGTCCAGCAGGACTACTTCCCTCAGGACCATGCCTCCCTGCTGgacacttttgttgccag GCATGGTAAAGCCCTGAAGTCCTGCAGCAGTGCCAGAGATAGTCTCAAGTCCACTCTAGAGAGGAGAATCTCCCCTGAGTGCTGA
- the rangap1b gene encoding ran GTPase-activating protein 1b isoform X2, with product MASDDIALLAEALSKTHVGNGELSYKGRGLKLDTAESVKELVGEIEEYQGLRALRLEGNTLGVEAARAIAKALESKDQLQSCHWSDMFTGRLRSEIPNALRSLGSALMTAGARLTELDLSDNAFGPDGVKSIETLLKSSACHSLRELRLNNCGLGIGGGKILAIALTECHKQSAALGVPLKLKVFIAGRNRLENEGATALAKAFQLMGSLEEVHMPQNGINHAGVTALASAMQHNPHLRVLNLNDNTFTKRGALAMAQALRHLRSVQVINFGDCLVRSEGAIAISAVLREGLPILKELNLSFGEITEAAALVVAQAVQDKPHMEKLDLNGNCLGEEGCEALKETMENMDLADLLGSLSDDEGEPDEDDEEEEEEEETDEEDGEEIKENGVTEGVSPVNHQPACHPEVVSFLSFPTAEGLLQLGKNRPGFIQQQVDVSNSEVAADAFLKISSLYNDDSEINKAVLETVDALLKKAFSGSSLQTYSFLSTLLVMLGLLKVGTQWRGQGEEGTGLTWSPVSSGAHCPAGLLPSGPCLPAGHFCCQAW from the exons ATGGCTTCCGATGACATAGCCCTGCTGGCCGAGGCGTTGTCTAAGACCCATGTAGGAAATGGAGAGTTGAGCTACAAGGGCCGAGGACTGAAGCTGGACACCGCGGAGTCTG TGAAGGAGCTGGTTGGTGAGATAGAGGAGTACCAGGGACTCCGGGCCCTGCGGTTGGAAGGAAATACACTGGGAGTGGAGGCAGCACGGGCCATTGCCAAAGCCTTGGAGAGCAAAGACCAGCTTcag AGTTGCCATTGGAGTGATATGTTCACTGGTCGCTTGCGTTCTGAAATTCCCAATGCCCTG AGATCCTTGGGCAGTGCGTTGATGACAGCAGGGGCCAGACTGACAGAGCTTGACCTGAGTGACAACGCCTTTGGGCCAGATGGGGTGAAGAGCATTGAGACTCTCCTGAAGAGCTCGGCGTGTCACTCTCTACGGGAGCTGAGACTCAACAACTGTGGCTTGGGCATCGGAGGGGGCAAG ATCCTGGCGATAGCACTGACTGAGTGTCATAAACAGTCTGCTGCTCTCGGCGTCCCACTGAAACTCAAAGTATTCATCGCCGGCAGGAATCGCTTGGAGAATGAAGGAGCCACAGCCCTTGCCAAGGCATTTCAG CTGATGGGAAGTCTGGAAGAGGTGCATATGCCCCAGAATGGGATTAACCATGCCGGGGTGACAGCTTTGGCCTCCGCCATGCAGCACAATCCCCACCTCCGAGTCCTTAACCTGAACGACAACACTTTCACCAAGAGAGGGGCCCTTGCTATGGCTCAG GCTCTCAGGCACCTGAGGAGTGTACAGGTGATCAACTTTGGGGACTGCTTGGTGCGCTCTGAAGGGGCCATCGCTATCTCAGCTGTGCTCAGAGAAGGACTGCCCATCCTCAAG GAGCTGAATCTGTCCTTTGGGGAGATCACAGAGGCAGCCGCCCTGGTGGTGGCACAGGCTGTGCAGGACAAACCCCATATGGAGAAACTGGATCTGAACG GCAACTGCCTGGGGGAGGAGGGATGTGAGGCTCTGAAGGAGACCATGGAGAACATGGACCTGGCCGACCTGCTGGGGTCTCTGAG tgatGATGAAGGGGAGCCtgatgaagatgatgaggaggaggaggaggaggaagaaacgGATGAGGAGGATGGAGAAGAGATAAAGGAAAATGGGGTGACAGAAGGAGTCAGTCCTGTGAATCACCAGCCAGCCTGTCATCCAGAGGTTGTCTCTTTTCTTAGCTTCCCCACTGCTGAAGGGCTCCTCCAACTAGGCAAGAACAGGCCTGGGTTCATCCAGCAACAG GTGGATGTGTCTAACTCAGAAGTGGCTGCAGATGCCTTCCTGAAAATCTCCTCTCTATACAATGACGACTCTGAGATCAACAAGGCTGTGCTGGAGACCGTTG ATGCCCTGTTGAAAAAGGCCTTCTCTGGCTCCTCCCTTCAGACCTACAGCTTCCTATCCACTCTCCTGGTGATGCTGGGGCTCCTCAAGGTTGGAACACAAT GGAGAGGGCAAGGTGAAGAAGGTACAGGTCTTACCTGGTCACCTGTTAGTTCTGGAGCACACTGTCCAGCAGGACTACTTCCCTCAGGACCATGCCTCCCTGCTGgacacttttgttgccag GCATGGTAA
- the zc3h7bb gene encoding zinc finger CCCH domain-containing protein 7B: MDTERQKRRDEIQKAMGFIQSSLPFPEPEGYEAFLTQLVCNLLDEGNTVFRDGEWRQAAQHYSEGVNVSRYAQAEALVIPPELLESLYVNRAAAHFQFAEFERGIQDCDSALCVSEGSRRALYRKALCLRELGRLREAYECGTRCLLTAPHDRQVGELAQDLANKLGLKVRKAYISPQVECSTSGGESNGENATPTGDTTSNGLESLTDIESDLSSAQCIPAPLATPIPVSDDPSSPVATPCADLSESPSTGLPPMPYSVPVSEHMEECSVISNDLDNLLGDCISKKVSESPVQGAIPTNLPNTAVGLRPPYPPSLPSPSPQLPATYFSSSVSQTLPSEPYPSLSQRDQTSTRALDALGAFSPGTGAGDSEGKGGAGLGGLDSLSEYTLPGGRISHSFIPGIRNSSSTHTNIPAGTNLSLLSRNPLAATHEFRQACHACYSRIGPRVMDYQYQPDAAHRCKRDVLLCRFKNTEDPTWKRVRPRPARNNFLGAFVLCKEVQERQECQYGENCTFAYCQEEIDVWTQERKGALSRELLFDPLGSTERRALSVTRLLQLHMGMFMFLCEECFDSKPRIISKRSKENLAVCSNLTARHPFDDNKCLVHVVRSANVRYSKVRPLHPLCQFDVCRHEVRYGCQREDSCSFAHSVIELKCWVLQQDTGITHEEMVQESKRHWYRLEQNAQRQKPIHVPHQSCGGGVGGVGGIGVGGGGGGVDNLGGGGVGSGGPMGGGGGRGRGLNLKMKFVCGQCWRDGQVNEPDKALKYCTAKARHSWTKERRVLLVKSFEKKKWVVVRPLPFSRTYPQQYDMCVHVMKQKKCHYIGNCSFAHSLEERDVWTYMKNNNLRDMQQMYDMWLTLTNQNRRTDGSLMTPPPEEKQVSMTTDYTESLSGRRLSGGDL, encoded by the exons ATGGATACAGAACGACAGAAACGAAGGGATGAAATCCAAAAAGCCATGGGCTTCATTCA GTCCTCTTTGCCTTTCCCTGAGCCTGAGGGTTATGAG GCCTTTTTGACCCAGTTGGTGTGTAACTTGCTGGATGAGGGAAACACAGTGTTTAGAGATGGGGAATGGAGGCAGGCAGCGCAACATTACAGTGAAGGGGTCAATGTGTCCCGCTATGCTCAGGCGGAGGCACTGGTCATCCCCCCTGAGCTTCTGGAGAGTCTCTATGTCAACAGGGCAGCGGCACACTTTCAGTTt GCGGAGTTTGAGCGTGGCATTCAGGACTGTGACAGCGCGCTGTGCGTGTCTGAGGGCAGTCGCAGGGCACTCTACAGGAAAGCTCTCTGTCTGAGGGAGCTGGGCCGACTCAGGGAGGCCTATGAGTGTGGCACACGATGTCTGCTTACCGCCCCACAC GACAGGCAGGTGGGTGAACTGGCTCAGGACCTGGCTAATAAACTGGGCCTGAAGGTCCGTAAGGCCTACATCAGCCCTCAA GTGGAGTGCTCAACATCAGGGGGGGAGAGTAATGGAGAGAACGCTACACCCACAGGAGAT ACGACATCCAATGGGCTAGAATCTTTGACTGACATTGAATCTG ATCTGTCTAGTGCCCAGTGTATTCCTGCTCCTCTGGCCACGCCCATCCCTGTCAGCGATGACCCCTCAAGCCCAGTGGCCACGCCCTGTGCTGACCTATCTGAGAGTCCCAGTACTGGCCTGCCCCCCATGCCCTATTCTGTCCCCGTGTCGGAACACATGGAGGAGTGCAGTGTTATCTCTAACGATCTGGACAACCTGTTGGGGGACTGCATCTCCAAGAAAGTCAGCGAG AGCCCCGTTCAAGGCGCTATCCCTACCAACCTCCCCAACACGGCTGTGGGCCTGCGCCCCCCTTACCCTCCCAGCCTACCTTCCCCTTCACCCCAGCTACCTGCCACTTACTTCAGCTCCTCGGTTAGCCAGACGCTCCCCTCGGAGCCCTACCCGTCGCTCAGCCAGAGGGACCAGACCTCCACGCGGGCGCTGGACGCCCTGGGGGCCTTCTCCCCGGGGACAGGGGCTGGGGACTCCGAGGGAAAGGGAGGGGCTGGATTGGGAGGGCTGGACTCCCTCTCAGAGTACACCCTACCAG GGGGAAGGATCTCTCACAGCTTCATCCCTGGGATCCGTAACAGCAGCTCCACTCACACA AACATTCCAGCTGGTACCAACCTCTCCCTGCTCTCCCGGAATCCACTGGCTGCCACCCACGAGTTCAGACAGGCCTGTCACGCCTGTTACAGCAGAATAG GTCCACGGGTGATGGACTACCAGTACCAGCCGGATGCGGCCCACCGCTGCAAGAGGGATGTGCTGCTGTGTCGCTTCAAAAACACAGAAGACCCGACCTGGAAGAGGGTTCGACCCCGCCCTGCTAGAAACAACTTCCTGGGGGCCTTCGTGCTCTGcaagg AGGTCCAGGAACGACAGGAGTGCCAGTATGGGGAGAACTGCACATTTGCCTACTGCCAGGAGGAGATAGACGTGTGGACccaggagaggaaaggagctCTGAGTAGGGAACTTCTATTTGACCCGCTGGGCAGCACTGAGAGACGGGCCCTGAGTGTCACCCGCCTGCTGCAGCTGCACATGGGCATGTTCATGTTCCTCTGTGAG GAATGTTTTGACAGTAAGCCTCGCATCATCAGCAAGCGCAGCAAAGAGAACTTGGCTGTCTGCTCCAACCTCACTGCCCGACATCCCTTTGATGATAACAA GTGCCTTGTACATGTGGTACGTTCTGCCAACGTGCGCTACAGTAAGGTGCGCCCGCTGCACCCCCTCTGCCAGTTTGATGTGTGTCGCCACGAGGTGCGCTACGGTTGCCAGCGCGAGGACAGCTGCTCCTTCGCCCACTCTGTCATAGAACTTAAGTGCTGGGTACTGCAGCAGGACACAG GTATTACCCATGAGGAGATGGTACAGGAGTCCAAGAGGCACTGGTACAGGCTGGAACAAAATGCCCAGAGACAGAAG cCTATACATGTCCCACACCAAAGCTGTGGGGGCGGAgttggaggggtggggggtatAGGAGTAGGAGGGGGCGGTGGAGGGGTAGACAATCTCGGGGGAGGTGGTGTTGGCTCTGGAGGACCaatggggggaggaggaggaagaggcagagggCTGAACTTAAAGATGAAGTTTGTGTGTGGCCAGTGCTGGAGGGACGGCCAGGTCAACGAACCAGACAAGGCCCTGAAGTACTGCACTGCTAAAGCACGACACAG CTGGACAAAGGAGCGTCGGGTGTTGCTGGTGAAGTCCTTTGAGAAGAAGAAGTGGGTGGTTGTGCGGCCGCTTCCGTTCTCCCGTACATACCCACAGCAGTACGAC ATGTGTGTCCACGTGATGAAGCAGAAGAAGTGCCACTACATCGGAAACTGTTCTTTCGCCCACAGTCTAGAAGAGAGGGACGTCTGGACATACATGAAGAACAATAACT TGAGGGACATGCAGCAGATGTATGACATGTGGCTTACATTGACCAATCAGAATAGACGCACCGATGGAAGCCTTATGACCCCGCCTCCAGAGGAGAAACAGGTTTCCATGACCACAGATTACACTGAATCACTG TCTGGTCGGCGGTTGTCAGGAGGAGATCTGTGA